The following proteins come from a genomic window of Candidatus Blochmanniella vafra str. BVAF:
- the rplR gene encoding 50S ribosomal protein L18 — MKNNKKIARVRRAMKMRKKLIELRVLRLAVYKSSKHIYAQIFSTDNTEVLVSASTVEKEISTKLDMTGNKKAASLVGQVIAERALKKGIMNVAFDRSGFKYHGRVQVLADCARQFGLKF, encoded by the coding sequence ATGAAAAATAATAAAAAAATTGCTAGGGTTAGAAGAGCAATGAAAATGAGAAAAAAACTAATCGAATTAAGGGTGTTGAGATTAGCAGTGTATAAGAGTTCTAAACATATTTATGCTCAAATTTTTTCGACAGATAATACTGAAGTATTAGTATCTGCTTCTACTGTGGAAAAAGAAATTTCAACTAAATTAGATATGACAGGAAATAAGAAAGCTGCATCTTTAGTAGGACAAGTAATAGCTGAAAGAGCTTTAAAAAAAGGTATTATGAATGTAGCTTTTGATCGATCAGGATTTAAATATCATGGTCGAGTTCAAGTTTTGGCTGATTGTGCCCGTCAATTTGGTTTAAAATTTTAA